In Aquipuribacter hungaricus, the genomic window ACGCCGGGGGCCTCGCGACGCACACCCTGACCCGCACCGACCCCACCTGACGCAACCCGGTAGACGATCGTCGGCTGGCGACGCTGTGAGGCTGGTCCCGGTGCTCGAGCGACTGTCCTCAGGGCGTCGCTGGGACCTACGGCCGAGACTGCGCCCGGCGTCGGAGCACGGCTAGACCAGCAGCCACAACAAGCAGAATCACGACGCAGATGCCGATGGGGACCCAGCCACCCTCGTTGCCCTGCGATACGACGTATCCCCCGCCTGCGAGACCGATGAGTGCCAGAACGATGGCCAGGATTGGCGCAACTTTGAGCCGGTACGTGTCCACTGGCCACCGATCGTCATTGAGGCGGAGACTCCCGCCGGGATCGTAGCCTTCGAGGAGCGGCAGGGCTTGGGCCTTGGCGGCTCGTCTCAGCTGGGGATCCCTTGTGACGAAAATGTCGGCGCTTCGACCGCGCCGCCGTCAACGGTCCCGTCGTCGCCGGCAGGGGGTCGGTTACTGGGACGGGCGCAAGTATCCAGTCTCAAACTCGCGCGGCTACAACCAGGACGGCGGTCCCCGACGGCGCCAGGAACAGTCGACTGCTGCGCACGCTGGAGAGCGACAAGCCCCAGGGCAGGTCGAGACCAACTCACCATGTGTAGGTGGACCGGACAAGCACGGGCAGGACGAACCGGAGAAAGATCATCAATAGCGTCAGCCCCGGTGCTAGTTGCAGCCACGCCTTCAGCCGTGGGAACACGAGGGCATCCACCGTGCCTAGAAGCGTCGTCGTCAGGCTGGCCACGCAAACTGCTAGGGCGAAGTAGTACGGGCCGCTCCATCGTCCCCAGAACACACCCTCCTCTGTGAGGCTGAAGCAGCAGGCGAACTCTGCAAACCAGGAGCCCGCCAAGAGCAGGACCACAGCCGATAGCCCGAGCGAGATGGATGGCATCCGCGCGAAGAGCCCGTCCAGCCTCGGCGACATACGACTCATGATGCGCGTTGAGCGCGGTCGCGGAGGCACTTCACCCCGTGTTCACCCGGTGTCCCGAGGTCAGCGCCCAGGGCGATTCTCTGCCGGACGGCCAGGTCGCTGGCGCCCGTCCGTGAGCGACCGCGCCCACTGCCGCATCCCGCTGGGTGAGCTTGGAAGCGCTGCTCGTCTCACTCGGTGCGGCAGGCTTCCGCCGTGCGCCCCTCCCGTAGCGACGCCGCGGTCGTCGACGCGCGCAGGCGCTTCGACGACGCGGCCCACCAGCTCGACTCGGTGCTCGATGAGGAGCAGCGCCCGGCCGCCGACCGCCTCGCCGTGCTCGGTGCCCAGGTCCTCACCAGCCGACCCACGGCCGCCCAGTCGTGGCCCGGGCTACGCCGCCGTCGAAGCCCGACGGGGATCTAGCTGCACGGGCCCGTCGGCGTGGCAAAAGCTGGCTGGTCGACGCCCTCGTCGATCAGCTTCCCCCGGGCACCGCACAGCGGCTCCACGTCTACGAGGCCACCCGCCGGCTGCACCGCACCATCGCCGCCCACGCCGGACGCCGTGGCGGCCTCGACGCCGCCATCACCGACGTCCTCGCCGGCGCGCGCGTCCTCTTCCTCGACGAGCTGCACGCCCACGACCCCGGCGACGCCATGCTCCTGTCCCGCCTGGTGCGCGCCCTGCCCGGCCGCGGGGTGCGGCTGCTCGCCACGAGCAACTACGCCCCCAGGCGGCCTCCTGCCCGACCCGCGCCACCACCACCTCGTCCTGCCCCTGGTCGCCGCGCTGGAGACCACCTGCGAGGTCCTCCACGTCGCGGGCCCGGTCGACCACCGCACCCTCGGCCACGGCGGCGCCCGCCCCGCCTGGTCATCCGGGGCGTGGCTCAGGCCCGGCAGCGCCGCCCAGCTCGCCGCCCTAGGTCTGGCGGCTCCCTCCCCGGAGGACCGCCCGGCAACTGCACGTGGGCGGACACCCCCTGTGGGCGATGTCCGCGACCGACGACGTCGTGCACCTGCACTGCACCAGCTGTGCGACACCCACACCTCGACCGGGGACCTGCTCGAACTCACCGACCGCTACCAGACCCTTGTCCTGGCCGGAGTCCCCGCACTGGCCCGCACGAACGAGGACGCCCGGCGCCGCTTCGCCGACCTCGTCGACGTCTGCTGGGACCGCGACATCCGCCTCGTCCTGCTCACGACCCTGTCCCCGGACTCCGCCTTGGACGCCGCGCTCACCGACCTCGACCGCATGACCAGCCGCCTCAACTTGCTTCGACACCTAAAACTCGGACCCGTCCGCGACGCCAATCGGCTACTGCACCCGCAAGGCGCTACACCGAGAAGTTGGGTCGCAGGGATTGTCGGTTTCGTAAGGGCTGCCGCTGCCCGTTGTACCGGGCCCGACGGTCAGAGGTAGGCGACAGCCAAGAAGACGCTGGCGCCCAGCACGAGAAACCCTGGAACTAGCCGCAGCCAACCCCACCGCTCGCGGGCTACCCAGCACATGCGTGCACCGACGAGCGTCATGGCGATGCAGGTGACGTAGGCCGGCATTAGCCCAAAGAAGGAGATGGCTCGCAGCAGGTCGCCCCACCACGGTCGGGAGCCGTGGCCGAAGGAATGAGCAGCGAAGTCCCAGACCTGGTACGCCGCCGCCGCCAACACGAACACCGCGGTCCACGAGGAGGCCGCTGCCGACCGCACGCGCAGTCGTGTCCGCTGCGGTGTCCTGACAGCGGTGTCCAAGCCTGGCCGCACAGACCTGTCGGAGGGTGGCGGCACGGTCCCCATCGTTCGGCTGGGGGGCGAGCAGCGCCATGTTCCCGGCGAAGCCCGACACCTTCGGCTTAACGGGTCCGGCCAACGCCGACGCCCGGCACGGCGTAGGCGAACGGGCAAGCACCGACTGAGGATTCTTTGTGGGACGGACGTTCGAGTCCTGCGGTTGGCCGTCAGGCCAGTTGCTTGTCACCGCTGTCTGGTCGGCTCAGGGGACGGCGTAGGTGAGTGGGGTTGTCGTCCTACACGCGTGGGGGTCCGGTGGCCCAGACGACCAGCCCGGTGCCCAGCAGGGCGAGGGATGCGAGGGTGTGGGTCGGGTCGGGGTGGACGCTGAGCAGCCAGGCCCAGGGGCGCAGGGTGCCGTCGCGCTGGTAGCCGAAGAACGTGGCGGCGGTGACGTGCAGGACGGGCAGCGTCCAGGCGAGGGCCGGGCCGGCGGCGCGGGCGAGCAGGAGGCCTTCGCCGACGGCGGCGGTGGCTGCGGTGAGGCAGGCCGCGAAGAGGTGGGGCCAGGGCAGGGAGACCGCCGCGACGGCGAAGGCTGTCAGGGTGAGTACGCGGCCGCACCGCCACAGGACCAGCCGGCGCGGGCTCGTCGACGGGATGACGTCCAGCGGTTCCCGGGCGGTGAGCAGCACCCCGATGCTGGCGGCGACGGCGGCCATGGCGCCGGTCGGGGTGAGGGCGACCGCGCGGCTGGTCAGGGTGGGCAGCACGACCAGGTCGGGAGCCAGCAGACCCAGTGCTGCCACCGCCGTGATGACGGCCATGGCTAGGTGCAGGTCCCAGCCTCGTGCCACCACGACCACCTGCCGCCACACTGGTAGGAGGGGCCGGGGCCGGGGGGTCATGGGTGTGGTCACGGGGCGTCTGCCGGTCGTGCGGCGCAGGCCGCGTCGGCCTCCTCGAGCGTGTCCTGGACCCAACGGGCCTGGACAACGTCGCTCTGCTGCGCCAGGACCTCGATCTCGTCGCCGGGCTCTCGGAGGACCGGTTCGCCCGCGCGGACAGCCATCAGCTCGACGACGTCGCCGCGGAGGTCGGCGGAGGCCGGCTCGTAGGGGCAGCGGCTGGGTGGCAGGGACGCTGCCCTGACCTCGGCGAGGACGGACGTGGAGTCGCTGTCGTCGACGGTGAGCACGTCGACCGTGGCTGCGCCCACCGGTCCGGGCTGTCCGGGCTGTTCGGGCTGAAGTCCGAGCTGGTTATAGGTGGACGGCAGGTCGGGCAGGACGTCCTCGTTGTGCTTCCTGACGGTGACGGCGGCGGCGAGGATGGCGGGTGCGAGGTGGGTCGCCTCCGGCCAGGTGCACACCCTCACGCCGGACTGGTCGAGGCACGGCGGGTCGGTGGGTGGGGTCCGGAGCCGGACGACGTCGGGCTGGAGGGTCGTGGCGGCCGCGAGGAGGACGGCGCCGCCCGCGACGGCCGCCAGGACACCGAGCGCTCGACGGTGGTCCAGCACGAGCAGGACCGCCAGGGCGACCGCGCCCAGGGCCGCGAGCTTGGGCAGCCAGTAGCCGGGGTCCGGTTCGAGGGCGAGGGAGTAGGAGAAGTCCAACGGGTAGGGCTCCAGCCACAGCAGCCACGACCGCCCGTCGATCCTGGAGTACAGCGACGCCGTGGCGGAGCCGTAGAGGGCGATGCTCAGCACCGGGCCCGCCAGCCTGGACCGGGTCAGGGTCCCGGTCCAGACCCCCAGCAGCACGGCGGCGGCGCACATGAGCACCGCCGTCGCCGGCAGCAGCAGCATCGCCGCGGTGAAGGGACCAGCGAGGTCGGCGCGGACGACCGCCACGAGGGTCCCCACCGTCAACGCGGCCACCGTCACCACTGACAGGCTCACCGCCGACAGGCAGACGGCCCCGGACGCACCCCGCGGGGTCGATGCCGCGGCGTCGAGCCACCCCTT contains:
- the zapE gene encoding AFG1/ZapE family ATPase, translated to MAASTPPSPTSSPARASSSSTSCTPTTPATPCSCPAWCAPCPAAGCGCSPRATTPPGGLLPDPRHHHLVLPLVAALETTCEVLHVAGPVDHRTLGHGGARPAWSSGAWLRPGSAAQLAALGLAAPSPEDRPATARGRTPPVGDVRDRRRRAPALHQLCDTHTSTGDLLELTDRYQTLVLAGVPALARTNEDARRRFADLVDVCWDRDIRLVLLTTLSPDSALDAALTDLDRMTSRLNLLRHLKLGPVRDANRLLHPQGATPRSWVAGIVGFVRAAAARCTGPDGQR